The following is a genomic window from Desulfovibrio porci.
GCCCGGCCTCCGTTTGTTTTTACCCGGTCGTCTGAAGTTCCTTCAACGGCCGGGTAAAAAAAATTTTACGAATATGCCTTCCATACCTTGACAAAAATAGAGGGGCAGATACCATCTTTCTCGCGTGATCAAGGGATTACGCATTGTGCAGAAAGGAAAGGTATTTTTTTTGGAGTATGAGCTGTTCAGGAGGACACACAATGAAACGCTACGCTCTTATTCTTGCTCTGGTTATGGCCCTTGCCGCCGGTTTCGGCTGCGCGAAGAAAACCACCGCCGAACCCGGCTATGATGATGGTCTGACCCCTGAAATGCGGGCCGCCATTCAGCAGATCACCGACGCTCGCGTGTACTTCGCTTTCGACAAATTCAACATCCAGCCCGAGTACAAGGACATGCTGAAGACCAAGGCCGAGCTGATGAAGAAATACCCCAGCATTCGCGTGCGCATTGAAGGCAACTGCGACGATCGCGGCACCCAGGAATACAACCTGGCCCTCGGCGAACGCCGCGCCCGCGCCGCCTATGAATACCTGGTCACCCTGGGCGTGAGCCCCAACCAGCTTGAAATGATCAGCTACGGCAAGGAAAATCCGGCCGTTCAGGGTACCGGCGAAGCCGTGTGGGCCAAGAACCGCCGCGACGACTTCCGCGTGATCGCCCACTAGGCATCCGTTGACGCGTTTCCTCAAGGCCGCCCGCAAGGGCGGCCTTTTTTGTCGTCCGGCAGGGCACGCAGGGCAGGCATTCCGCGCGGCGCGGATTAAGCCCGGCAATCCGGCGCTTTTTGCCGCTCCCGTACCTGAAGAACATCGCTGCTCCCGATGCCCGTAAATCACGCTACATTCGCCAAGGGGCACGACCCTCCAGGCCGTTTTCCGGTCTGTCCGCGCGCCAAAAGCGCCATTTTCCTTGCCGATGCCGGAAAATCCCGCTTCAGCCGTTGCGGCGCAAGAGTTTTAGAGTGTTTTAATTTTGAAAGGCTCTAACGAGGCTACACAGCCGCCTCTCGCCACGAAGCCGTAAGTGCAATTTATTTTCGCTGTTAAGAGGCGGAATTGACGTTTATTTAAACTTTGAAATGTACAACATTTCAAAATTAATCTGCTCTAAATGTAATGTTACAATAGGTTGTTCACACTCATTCAAGTCGGTAAATCTGGAGTTACCATACTACTAAAACCGACCGATGGGGAAGGTGAACAGTCATACAAATGCCAAATTGACGGCCAAATGTTGAGAGGAAATGATCCGGCTGATGCATACCGTCCGGCCGCCGAAGTTGCCACCGACTTTGGCGTAAGCATACGTACTGCCAGAAAGTGGATGAGTCGCTATCGGCACGGAGGAGAATGTTTATCGCATGTTAGCGTTGCGGAAGATGCGTATGACAACTCGGCTTTTGCCGCAGCAGCGTGTTGCGCGCCTTACGCAAGCTTGCTTGCTCCCGGCTTGCCTCCTTGGAGGAGAAACTGCCTGTTGTCCGCTATCAATGGGAAATGCCGGGACAAATGCTGCATCTGGATATCAAGCGGCTTGGAAAGATTGATGGGTTTGGGCACAGAAAAGTAGGTACACGGCAAGTCCATCGACGCCGACCAGGCTGGGAATATTTGCACGTATGCGTTTGATGGCGCATCCCGCCTTGCATATGCGGCAATATTCTCGGATGAAACCGCAGAATCAGCAGTGAAATTCTTATGGTTTGCCGTTGCGTGGTATGCCTCACATGGGATTAAAGTAGAGCGCGTGCTTACGGACAATGGCGCTTGCTATAAATCATGAAATTTTCGCGATGTTTGCCGAGAATTCAGCATAAAACACAAACGTACACGGCCTTATCGCCCGCAAACTAACGGTGAAGCGGAACGGTTCATCAAAATAGCATTAAAAGAGTGGGCATATGCACCAACATACACCCACTCCCGGCAAAGGACCGATTATCTGTCGATCTGGACATACCGCTATAACTATGTGCGGCCGCATTCGGCTCTTGGCAGAAAACCTCCAGCTTCAAAACTGGGCGCAGGGTGAACAACGTGTTGACACTCTACATCTAGAGTCACTGCCGCTATCCATAAGCCGCCGGCACGGCAACGGCCAGCGCGTTTTTTAGAATTCTCCCGGCGTCTGCCATCCGCCTGCGCATCGCTCCGACGAAGCGATGCGATGCAACATTTTCTTCACAAGTCTGTAACCGGCTACCGTCAGCCGGAATCCCGCCAAAAATTCGCGCCTCCGGACTCTGAGGGGGCGGCGCTCAGCTTCCTTCAACCAAGCAAAAATAATGCGGACACGACCTCCGACGACGGGACAACAGCGCGGCTGGCCACACCGCCTGATGGGATTGCGGTTAGCTGATCCTATATGGCTGCTTTTTGAATCCGAACCGGCGAGAAGGTTATTTTGTACCTGCGTTTGAGCTTTTGGAAAACATATTTGAGAATCTGTGATAACGTTTGGGAAAATTGTGTGTTATTATAGATCAACTCAAAATTTAAAATCAGCTTATATACTTGTTCTATATACGCTGTTTATACAACATATTATTGATATTTCTTGATATTTTTAATTTTATTTAGTTTGACAAGATTAGTCTGGTATAAAAAATATATTCCCAGGACCTTGAAAATTTTCATTTATTATTTGATAAGCTATGCATAAATTTTTATTGCACAACATTATGAACATAGTGAGCCTTGGTCCGGCATAGTTACTACAGCCGACTGTATTTGTGAAATCAATGCCTTACCTTGCCGGTTTTCCGGGCTATGTGCGTCATGAACGGCCGGAGCGGACATGCGTTGGGTGTGACGCCTACTCCTCGGCCAGGCTTGACGATGTCGGCAACCGACGTGCGCTTTTCGAGTAAAAACTGATCACATGCCGCGGTTGCCATCTCAGGCTAAGGGCGGCACGAAGATCCCGGCATTCAAAGAGACACGATTGACTGCTGTCACAGGGGAGTCGCGCTGAGAAGGGGAGAGAGTGTTTTCTGTGGAGAGCATCAGACAAGGAGGACAATGTTATTTCAGCAGTTCAGCATCATCCATACTGCAACGCATAGGAGGAACCATGCCCCTTTCTTTTCGAGAGTTGGAATCCATCCTTATGGATCAGTTGCGTCTCTACCACCATCCCATAGCTGTAACCTGGCTGTTTACGGATGAAGAGGTGGAAGAGTTCAAACGCCGCGCCCCATATGTGACGCCGATCAAGCCGCTGACCTTCTGCCAGTGGGAAACCGCAGCCCGCATGCAGGGCAAGACTGTTTTGGGCACGGCGGAAACCCTGGCTTGCACCAATTCCCAGGTCAGCTTCGGCTGGCGCGAAATAGATGAAAAGGAAGTGAAGTCCCAGCTCAAATACTGTGTGGACGAGGCCCAGACCGAGCGCTTCCTCCGCTCCAAACCTCACATGCCCATGAACAGCCTCAAGGCGGTGGCGGTGGGACCGTTGGGCGAGGCCGTGCTGTCGCCGCATGTGATTCATTTTTATTGCGATAGTGTGCAGGCCTATCACCTGGCTGTGGACTATATGGCCGCCACGGATACGCACCCCCTGCGGCCGCAGATCACCATGAGCTCGTCGGCGTGCGGCGGGTCGGTTTTTTGCTGGCAGCAGAAGACATTCAATCACTGCCCGCCTTGTTCCGGCTCATATAACGCGGGCAAGACCGAGCGCGGAGAAACCTATGTATTCATCCCCGGCGAGCATCTGGAGGCCGTGGTGGCCCGCTTGCTCCAGCGCATTAAAAAAAGCGGCTCCAGCTCCGTGACGCGGCCGGGCGACTACTTCCCCGGTGGGGATATCTGCAAAAACTGCCCCCTGATCATCTTCAAGAACGGCGACGGCTCCGCCTGTGCGGGCTGTGGCAAAGGGTAGCCAGGTGAGTATGATGCTTATGTTCCGCAAAAACATATGGTGTGGAAAATTGCTGGCGATTTTCATGCTGACGGCCTGTTTGTTGGCGAGTGCGCCCGCCGGGGCCGCCATGCAGTCCGGAGAGCCGACGCAAGGCAGCCTGATGGAGGCCGCCCCACCGTCCGCGGCCGGAGCCGGAACCGTCAAGCCAACCTCCATGCCGACGCAGGCCGACACTGCCGACCGTCTCAAAACGGCCATTGCCTCGGCCACAGCCGCAGGCAAGATTGACTCCTCCGCCGCCACCGGCTTTCTGGGCATTCCCGGCGCGCCCAACGTCAATATGGTTCTGGCCTTCTGCTGGGCCGTTTGGGTGGGCTGGATATTCTCCAGCGTGGGAGCGTTCGGCGGCGTCATGGCCTCTGTGGGGCATATCAGCGTGTTCGGCCTGGGCGAGTACGCGGCCTCCTTCGGCAAGGGCACGCCCATGAACAAGCTGGTTACGGACTCCATTCGCGTGTCCAACCAGTGGCTGGTGGGCACCTCGTCTCTGATATCTTCTTTCAAGTACTGGACGCTGGGGCGCATCGTGCTGCCGCTGGGCATCGCCCTGGGCACGGGTTCGCTGGTAGGCTCCATTCTCACGCCCATTCTGACCCAGGGCAAGATCTCTTTCCGGGATTATGTGGGTTATTTCGGCGTGTTTGTGCTGGGCCTTGGCTGTTACCTGCTCTATGAAACCTCCCCGGCCGCCCGCGCCAAGAAGAAAAAAGCGGCAGCCGCGGCCAAAGCCTTTGAGGAGGCCAGCAAGAACCACGCCGGCAATGCCGCCGCGGGCACGCGCGTGACCATCGTCAGCGTCGGACTCAAGCGCGTGGTCTTTACCTTCTGCGGAGTGGAATTTTCCTTTAATCCCTACATGCCGGTGCTGGGCGGCTTCGTGGTGGCGGCCGTGGCATCTTTCCTGGGCGTGGGCGGCGGTTTTCTGCTGGTTCCTCTGTTGACCAGCATCGCCCAGTTGCCCATGTATCTGGCGGCGGGCACTTCGGCTTTCGCCGTGCTGGTGGGCATGGTGACCTCCATCAGCACCTTCATGTTCGGCGGCACACCCGTGTACTGGCCCCTCATCGGCCTGGAGTTGGTGGGAATTGTCATCGGTTCCTGGGTGGGCCCCATCACGGCAAAATATCTGCCTGACATCTGGTTGAAGCGCCTTTTCATCCTGGTGGCTTTTATCGTGGGCATCAATTACGTGCTGCGCGGTTTCTTCGGCGTGCGACTCTGGTAACGTCGCAGTGAAAGGACAACCCGGACCGCCGTGCGGTCCGGGCCTCGTCATCATGGATTTCACCTCACTTGTCCCTCCCTGGCTTGACGCCTTGCTGATCGCGCCCTTCCGCTGGCCAGCGGAACCTCATGCCGGTCTCTGGCTGGGTGCCGGATGTCTGGCTGGCCTCTGCCTATTGCTGGGGGAGCTGACGTCATCCCTGCTGTTCTGGCTGCAACGCCGCCGCCTGCTGGCCATGCAGGACAATCTGCTGCATTACCACAATCTCTCTGTGGACGCGCTCCATGCCGGGGACAAGACCGCTTACCTCGCCGCCAACAAGCTGGCCCATGAGGATTTCGGCCGCAACTTTTTCGCCCAGGCCGCCGTGGGCATGTCCGGCCTCTGGCCACTGCCCTTTGCTCTGGCCTGGATGTCCCTGCGCTTTGAGGGCATTACCTTGTATCATATCCCGGGCACGGATATGCACGCGAGTTATGTTTTTGTGCTCCTGTCCTGCTATCTGCTTTTGCATCTGATCTTCGCCCGCTGCAGAAAACATCTCCCCTTTTTCTCTTACATTGAGGGCATCAAGCGTCAGGCTCGTGAAAGGCGCGGCACTGCCCGGCATTTCTGAAGACGCGTTTGCCGTTTCTCCTTTTTGTTTGCGGTTCTTCGTCAACTCCCTTTCTGGTCCAGATAGAGCTCTGAGCTTTACCATATGGCATTATACCGGTAACCAGAAAGTTTTTACATGAGTCAGCCCTGCTCAGGCGCGGCCGGGCGCTTGCGGCCCGAACCGCCTCGGGCTACACTAGTCCCCCACGCGGCCGTGGGCCGCGCACAGACAGCAACCCAAGGATTCCCCATGAAAATAGTCATTCTCGACGGCGCCATACTTAATCCCGGCGATGTGGACTGGGGTCCCATCGAAGCGCTGGGCGACGTGATCGTGTACGACGAAACGAGCAAGGAACAACTGGCGGAACGGGCCAGGGGCGCCGATGTGCTGCTGGCCAACAAGACCTGCCTGCGCCGCGACGATCTTCCGGCGCTGGAGGACGCGCGCATGGTGGGCGTGCTGGCCACGGGGTACAATACCGTGGATGTGGATGCCTTTGCCGAACGCCGGATCCCGGTCTGCAACGTGGTGGCTTACGGCGTGGACGACGTGGCCCAGCATGCCATGGCCCTTTTGCTGGAGCTCTGCCGCCATACCAGCCGGCATACCGAAAGCGTCAAAGCCGGGGACTGGGAACGGGCCGAGCAATGGTGCTACTGGAAAAGCACTCCACTCTGCCTGGAAGGCCTGACCATGGGGATCATCGGCTTCGGCTCCATCGGACGCCGGATGGGCGAACTGGCCCACGCATTCGGCATGAGCGTGCTGGCCCATTGCCGCACGCCCAAAAATCCGCCGGCCTACAGTCCCTTCGCCTTTGCCTCCCTGGACCAGATTTTCGCGGGTTCGGACGTTATTTCCCTGCACTGCCCGCTCACGCCCCAGACCCACCACCTGATCAACGCCAAAAGCCTGGCCAAAATGCGTAACGGAAGCATCGTTCTGAACACGGCGCGCGGCCCGCTGGTGGACGAGGCGGCGGCGGCCGAAGCTCTGAAGAGCGGGAAATTGCGCGGCCTCGGCACGGACGTGCTCTCCCAGGAACCGCCCAGCCGGGACAATCCCCTGCTCAGCGCGCCCAATACCCTGATCACCCCGCATATCGCCTGGGCCACGGTCAAAGCCCGCCAGAACATTATCAATCTCACGGCTGAAAATATCCGCCGCTGGCAAGAGGGCCATCCAATCAACGTGGTCAACGGGGTGAGCGGCACAGCTGCACAGTGACGGCGGGCAAGCGTTCCGGGGCTTACTGCAACCGTTGTCGCGCAGCGGTCTGAGCCGTTCATGGCGAAACCGGGTCGTCCCGCCGCGCTGCGGGCACGGCGGCCTCGGGGCCATTCGCCCGCAACGTATTGCCACGAACCGCGCGCAGGCGTTTTTGCCCGCCGCAAGCAAGATTTCAAGCGTTACATTTCGCAGGGCCGACCATGTTCATCGACATCCATACCCACGCCTTTCATCCCAAGATCGCCCACAAGGCCGTCGATCACCTCAACAACTTCTACACCGTCGCCTGCGCCGGCGACGGTACCATAGACCATCTGCTGGTCCGCGAAAAACACGCGGGCGTGGACAAATGCGTGGTGCTCTGCGCCGCCACGGCCCCGGCCCAGGTGATTCCGGCCAATAATTACGCCATAAGCCTGCAAAAAAAACATGCCGAGGTCATTGGTTTCGGCACCCTGCACCCCGGCTACGCCAACTGGGAGGCGGAACTCAAACGGATCAAGGCGGCAGGCCTGCGCGGCCTCAAACTGCACCCCGACTTCCAGGGCTTCTGGCTCGACGACGCACGCCTGCTGCCGATTTTCGAGGCGGCCCAGAAGGATTTTATTTTTGAAATTCACATCGGCGACAAGACCAGCCCGGAGAAAAATCCCTCCTGCCCCTACAAGCTGGCCGCCATTCTAGACGCGTTTCCGGGCCTGACGGTCATCGCGGCCCACCTGGGCGGCTACCGCATGTGGGACCACGCCCTCAAAGCCTTGGGCGGACGGCGGCGCGAAAACCTCTGGTTTGACACCTCCAGCGTCACGCCCTTTGTGACGCACGGGGAACTGCGCGCCCTGCTGGACGCCTTTCCCCGTGAACGCCTGCTTTTCGGCACAGACTGGCCGCTGTATGACCCCGAGGAAGAACTGGAACGCCTGCAACGCATGGCCGGACTGAGCGATGCGCAACTGGAAGCCGTGCTGAGCAATGCCGAACGGCTTTTCGCGGCCCAAGGCCCGGCTCTGGCCTGAACCGGCATACGGCCGCGCCATTTCTCGGCGTTTACGGCAGCTGACGGCTCTTTTTCCAAAGAACCCGCCGGGCGGAGCGCGATTGACAGCCCCTCCCTTTGCGGGTAAAGCATTGCTCAAGCCGGACGGCGGCAACACTGCCAACCCCGTCAGGTCCGAAAGGAAGCAGCGGTAACAGACGTTGCCGGGTGTCCGGCCCACAAAAAACGCGACAAAGTCAACTTTGTCGCGTTTTTTGCGTTCACTAGAAAATTTTGCTTTTAAATTGCCCGGTCCGCTGCAAGAGCAGCCGCTCGCCACGAAGGCGCGTCATTTCTTTGTGTTGTTAAGCGCCGAAGCGGGCGTCTTCAAACGGTAACAATGTAACCTCTTAACATTAATTCGCTCCAGGCGTGCTTCGCCGCGCCATGGCGCGG
Proteins encoded in this region:
- a CDS encoding amidohydrolase family protein, producing MFIDIHTHAFHPKIAHKAVDHLNNFYTVACAGDGTIDHLLVREKHAGVDKCVVLCAATAPAQVIPANNYAISLQKKHAEVIGFGTLHPGYANWEAELKRIKAAGLRGLKLHPDFQGFWLDDARLLPIFEAAQKDFIFEIHIGDKTSPEKNPSCPYKLAAILDAFPGLTVIAAHLGGYRMWDHALKALGGRRRENLWFDTSSVTPFVTHGELRALLDAFPRERLLFGTDWPLYDPEEELERLQRMAGLSDAQLEAVLSNAERLFAAQGPALA
- a CDS encoding DUF169 domain-containing protein, whose amino-acid sequence is MPLSFRELESILMDQLRLYHHPIAVTWLFTDEEVEEFKRRAPYVTPIKPLTFCQWETAARMQGKTVLGTAETLACTNSQVSFGWREIDEKEVKSQLKYCVDEAQTERFLRSKPHMPMNSLKAVAVGPLGEAVLSPHVIHFYCDSVQAYHLAVDYMAATDTHPLRPQITMSSSACGGSVFCWQQKTFNHCPPCSGSYNAGKTERGETYVFIPGEHLEAVVARLLQRIKKSGSSSVTRPGDYFPGGDICKNCPLIIFKNGDGSACAGCGKG
- a CDS encoding D-2-hydroxyacid dehydrogenase, with the translated sequence MKIVILDGAILNPGDVDWGPIEALGDVIVYDETSKEQLAERARGADVLLANKTCLRRDDLPALEDARMVGVLATGYNTVDVDAFAERRIPVCNVVAYGVDDVAQHAMALLLELCRHTSRHTESVKAGDWERAEQWCYWKSTPLCLEGLTMGIIGFGSIGRRMGELAHAFGMSVLAHCRTPKNPPAYSPFAFASLDQIFAGSDVISLHCPLTPQTHHLINAKSLAKMRNGSIVLNTARGPLVDEAAAAEALKSGKLRGLGTDVLSQEPPSRDNPLLSAPNTLITPHIAWATVKARQNIINLTAENIRRWQEGHPINVVNGVSGTAAQ
- the pal gene encoding peptidoglycan-associated lipoprotein Pal codes for the protein MKRYALILALVMALAAGFGCAKKTTAEPGYDDGLTPEMRAAIQQITDARVYFAFDKFNIQPEYKDMLKTKAELMKKYPSIRVRIEGNCDDRGTQEYNLALGERRARAAYEYLVTLGVSPNQLEMISYGKENPAVQGTGEAVWAKNRRDDFRVIAH
- a CDS encoding integrase core domain-containing protein, which translates into the protein MKIALKEWAYAPTYTHSRQRTDYLSIWTYRYNYVRPHSALGRKPPASKLGAG
- a CDS encoding sulfite exporter TauE/SafE family protein, which codes for MPTQADTADRLKTAIASATAAGKIDSSAATGFLGIPGAPNVNMVLAFCWAVWVGWIFSSVGAFGGVMASVGHISVFGLGEYAASFGKGTPMNKLVTDSIRVSNQWLVGTSSLISSFKYWTLGRIVLPLGIALGTGSLVGSILTPILTQGKISFRDYVGYFGVFVLGLGCYLLYETSPAARAKKKKAAAAAKAFEEASKNHAGNAAAGTRVTIVSVGLKRVVFTFCGVEFSFNPYMPVLGGFVVAAVASFLGVGGGFLLVPLLTSIAQLPMYLAAGTSAFAVLVGMVTSISTFMFGGTPVYWPLIGLELVGIVIGSWVGPITAKYLPDIWLKRLFILVAFIVGINYVLRGFFGVRLW